Proteins from a single region of Hypomesus transpacificus isolate Combined female chromosome 9, fHypTra1, whole genome shotgun sequence:
- the LOC124471076 gene encoding RING finger protein 208-like yields MVLVEDTECPVCFLAYSRTERIPRMLHCQHTFCVPCLQALTRLAGCILTVCCPLCRWITCAPASLTLSGSLWVNTSIWDLLAQRGEDAEKLCKWPGVEVTQTSPSKRKTGWRTKVRRFLKNMQDIPHH; encoded by the exons ATGGTTCTGGTCGAGGACACCGAATGTCCCGTGTGCTTCCTAGCCTACTCCCGGACGGAGAGAATCCCCCGGATGCTTCACTGCCAGCACACTTTCTGCGTGCCCTGCCTCCAAGCCCTCACACGGCTGGCGGGCTGCATACTGACGGTCTGCTGCCCGCTGTGTCGCTGGATTACGTGCGCACCGGCCAGTCTCACCTTGTCCGGGTCGCTGTGGGTGAACACCAGCATCTGGGACCTGCTGGCACAAAGAGGGGAGGACGCTGAGAAGCTGTGTAAATGGCCTGGAGTTGAAGTAACACAGACTTCTCCGTCTAAACG GAAGACTGGGTGGAGGACCAAGGTGCGTAGGTTCCTAAAGAATATGCAGGACATTCCACACCATTGA